The Geotalea uraniireducens Rf4 genome window below encodes:
- a CDS encoding flagellar protein FlgN, with protein MADSIPELIMALSEKGSMMDELLKLLEEEHRLIVKLDTANLETQMGKTRELFVRLERSGNLSRQLMKQLAAELGLPEAAGLSPLLPKVALPHRKTLMELQRKLLETGAALDHLMAFNRELLYGALRTVNRSLEFFGHLFSRSTTYGKAGQMLGAAPHARIICKEI; from the coding sequence ATGGCGGACAGTATTCCTGAACTCATAATGGCCCTTTCTGAAAAGGGAAGCATGATGGACGAGCTCCTCAAGCTGCTCGAAGAAGAGCATCGCCTTATCGTCAAATTGGATACGGCGAACCTCGAAACGCAGATGGGGAAAACAAGGGAGCTCTTCGTCCGCTTGGAAAGATCCGGTAACCTCAGCCGGCAACTGATGAAACAACTGGCCGCGGAACTCGGCCTTCCGGAAGCGGCCGGCCTTTCCCCCCTGCTGCCGAAGGTTGCTTTGCCGCACAGGAAAACTTTGATGGAGCTGCAACGAAAGCTTCTGGAGACGGGCGCCGCACTTGACCATCTGATGGCGTTCAACAGGGAGCTTCTCTATGGCGCTTTGCGCACGGTAAACCGTTCACTGGAATTTTTCGGTCACCTGTTCAGCCGCAGCACCACTTACGGCAAGGCGGGACAGATGCTGGGGGCGGCACCGCACGCCAGGATTATCTGCAAGGAGATCTGA
- a CDS encoding flagellar biosynthesis anti-sigma factor FlgM translates to MKVDNKFLLSRANVRTAETLENAGVAGRQKESDQKAGPLDKFTPKGGIERLKKMAAELPEYRDEKIASLKQQVSLGTYGVDAGLVAEKMLSIVGMTK, encoded by the coding sequence GTGAAAGTCGATAATAAGTTTTTACTGTCCAGGGCAAATGTACGTACTGCTGAAACCCTTGAGAACGCCGGTGTGGCGGGCCGACAGAAGGAGAGCGATCAAAAGGCCGGGCCATTGGACAAATTCACCCCCAAAGGCGGGATCGAAAGGCTGAAAAAGATGGCGGCCGAGCTGCCCGAGTACAGGGACGAGAAAATTGCCTCCCTGAAACAGCAGGTCAGCCTCGGGACATATGGGGTGGATGCCGGTCTTGTTGCGGAAAAGATGCTGAGTATTGTCGGCATGACGAAGTAA
- a CDS encoding rod-binding protein — MDVSTTPVTAMPVEDVKLRQSLKFQPQSAEKEKAAAKKVAREFEVMFVGMMLKSMRETVGKDKLTGGGHGEEVYQSLLDQEYAKGVVDSGGVGLARMIEKQLVRQDKKVEPENGGLKNVY; from the coding sequence ATGGATGTTAGCACAACGCCGGTGACGGCCATGCCTGTTGAGGATGTGAAATTACGGCAATCGCTAAAGTTTCAGCCGCAATCTGCCGAAAAGGAGAAGGCGGCTGCCAAAAAAGTGGCCCGCGAGTTTGAAGTCATGTTTGTCGGCATGATGCTCAAGTCCATGCGGGAAACGGTCGGCAAGGACAAACTGACCGGGGGGGGGCATGGTGAAGAAGTTTACCAGTCTCTTCTGGATCAGGAATATGCAAAGGGTGTTGTCGACAGCGGCGGCGTGGGGTTGGCCCGGATGATCGAAAAGCAACTGGTACGGCAGGACAAAAAAGTTGAACCTGAAAATGGCGGTTTAAAAAATGTTTACTGA
- a CDS encoding flagellar basal body P-ring protein FlgI, giving the protein MNSIFRKIVFAAFLLLALPQFALAVRIKDIAAFDGVRENQLIGYGLVVGLNGTGDSDQTKFPVQSLVNTLERMGITINRADITVKNVAAVMVTAALPPFAKQGNSLDVLVSSVGDSKSLAGGTLLMTPLKGADSQIYAVAQGGVLTNSFSYGGQAASVQKNHPTAGRVPGGALVERELPNVLAGRSQLRLNLHQPDFTTASRVAAVINNKFKMTVASLTDPGSVQLAIPDDYQGKTVEFVAALERLEVTPDVMARVVLNERTGTIVIGENVRISTVAVSHGNLTLYVKETPRVSQPAPFSSTGETKVVPRTSIKVTEDRGSLAILQQGANIGDVVRALNALGVTPRDLIGIMQAIKAAGALNAELMVI; this is encoded by the coding sequence ATGAATAGTATTTTTCGAAAAATAGTTTTTGCTGCGTTTCTGCTCCTGGCCCTCCCGCAGTTTGCCCTGGCGGTTCGCATCAAGGATATTGCCGCGTTCGACGGGGTGCGGGAGAACCAGCTCATCGGTTACGGGCTCGTCGTCGGCCTGAACGGCACCGGCGACAGCGACCAGACCAAGTTTCCGGTCCAGTCCCTGGTGAACACCCTGGAACGGATGGGGATAACGATCAATCGTGCCGACATCACCGTCAAAAACGTGGCTGCCGTGATGGTGACGGCGGCGCTTCCGCCGTTTGCCAAGCAGGGGAACAGTCTCGACGTGCTCGTTTCATCGGTTGGAGACTCCAAGAGTCTGGCAGGCGGAACGCTCCTGATGACACCGTTGAAAGGTGCCGACAGCCAAATCTATGCGGTGGCACAGGGAGGGGTGCTTACCAACTCTTTCTCCTATGGCGGCCAGGCGGCATCGGTGCAGAAGAATCATCCGACCGCCGGCCGGGTGCCGGGCGGAGCCCTTGTCGAGCGGGAGCTCCCCAATGTACTGGCTGGTCGAAGCCAGCTGAGGCTGAATCTTCACCAGCCGGACTTCACTACAGCGTCACGGGTGGCGGCGGTCATCAACAATAAATTCAAGATGACGGTGGCGTCCCTGACCGATCCCGGTTCCGTGCAACTCGCCATTCCCGATGACTATCAGGGAAAAACGGTGGAGTTCGTGGCGGCGCTGGAGCGGCTTGAGGTGACCCCGGATGTCATGGCCAGGGTGGTCCTCAATGAACGGACCGGCACGATAGTCATCGGCGAGAACGTGCGTATCTCCACGGTGGCGGTTTCCCACGGCAACCTCACCCTCTACGTCAAGGAAACGCCGCGGGTTTCCCAGCCCGCACCGTTTAGCAGCACGGGCGAAACAAAAGTGGTGCCGCGTACATCGATCAAGGTAACCGAGGACCGGGGCAGCCTGGCGATTTTGCAGCAGGGTGCGAACATCGGCGACGTGGTACGGGCGCTCAATGCCCTGGGCGTAACCCCCCGCGACCTGATCGGCATCATGCAGGCGATCAAGGCGGCGGGTGCGCTGAATGCCGAATTGATGGTCATTTAG
- a CDS encoding flagellar basal body L-ring protein FlgH — MKTITCIKMMSLPVLLLLAACSIRTAEVRTPAFDEQLQPSRPNYANGSIWQDSSSGFADDFKARKRGDTVTVVINEQSSASKQATTGTTRGSSISAGIPNLLGLETNVTGIKNWMDLNKLISASFDSKFDGSGKTTRQENLNATITAKVVDVLGNGNLLIEGKRNVKVNNEDQVIVLTGTVRPRDISSDNVVNSIYVADARINYSGKGIISDRQKPGWLMGLFDTIWPF, encoded by the coding sequence ATGAAAACCATAACATGCATAAAAATGATGTCGCTCCCCGTCTTGCTGCTCCTCGCCGCCTGTTCGATCCGGACGGCCGAGGTGAGGACACCGGCATTCGACGAACAGTTGCAGCCGTCGCGGCCGAACTATGCCAACGGCTCCATCTGGCAGGATTCCTCCAGCGGTTTTGCCGATGATTTCAAGGCACGCAAGCGCGGTGACACCGTAACGGTGGTGATCAATGAGCAGTCGAGCGCCAGCAAGCAGGCGACCACCGGTACTACGCGCGGCAGCAGCATATCTGCCGGTATTCCCAATCTGCTGGGGCTTGAGACAAACGTGACCGGGATAAAAAACTGGATGGATCTGAATAAGCTGATCAGCGCCAGTTTTGATTCAAAGTTCGACGGCAGCGGGAAAACGACCAGGCAAGAGAACCTGAATGCAACCATTACCGCCAAGGTGGTTGATGTGCTTGGCAACGGCAACCTCCTCATCGAAGGAAAGCGCAACGTCAAGGTCAACAATGAGGATCAGGTCATTGTCCTGACCGGCACGGTCCGGCCCCGGGACATAAGTTCCGATAACGTGGTCAACTCAATCTATGTCGCCGATGCGAGGATCAACTACAGCGGCAAGGGGATCATCAGCGACAGGCAGAAACCGGGCTGGCTGATGGGGTTATTCGACACCATCTGGCCGTTTTGA
- the flgA gene encoding flagellar basal body P-ring formation chaperone FlgA — protein sequence MKCILQTGMLLVLALAFIASAGAAGQIVVKEADIRRVLDDHLRQKSENLGLDVSVKKIGYSGDMALPAGTISYEVVAPDRWEGWGNANLALIVRVNDRVERNISVKVEVEALADVVVAVRPLERGEVIGNGDIAVQKRDLAKMQGKTCRTAEEAVGKRVRTAIRGNNPIRADYLEKISLVKSGQLVTIVVENDALRITAAGRARNSGAEGDTVMVQNLASQKEVAARVVDATTVKVDF from the coding sequence ATGAAATGTATTTTACAGACAGGAATGCTGCTGGTGCTGGCGCTGGCATTCATCGCCTCCGCCGGCGCGGCGGGACAGATAGTGGTGAAGGAGGCGGACATCCGTCGGGTATTGGACGACCATCTCCGGCAAAAGAGCGAGAACCTGGGGTTGGATGTCAGCGTCAAAAAGATCGGCTACAGCGGAGACATGGCCCTTCCTGCCGGCACGATCAGTTATGAGGTGGTGGCCCCGGACCGTTGGGAAGGATGGGGAAATGCCAACCTTGCACTCATCGTCAGGGTCAACGACCGGGTCGAACGGAACATTTCCGTCAAGGTCGAGGTTGAAGCGCTGGCGGATGTGGTAGTGGCGGTGCGTCCCCTGGAGCGGGGCGAGGTCATCGGAAACGGTGACATCGCTGTGCAGAAGAGGGACCTGGCGAAGATGCAGGGAAAGACCTGTCGCACCGCAGAAGAGGCAGTAGGAAAAAGGGTGCGAACGGCAATCCGGGGCAATAACCCGATCCGGGCCGATTACCTGGAGAAAATTTCATTGGTCAAGAGCGGTCAACTGGTTACCATCGTCGTCGAGAACGACGCACTGCGTATAACCGCCGCCGGCAGGGCAAGAAACTCGGGGGCGGAAGGGGATACGGTCATGGTGCAGAATCTCGCTTCACAGAAGGAGGTTGCCGCCCGCGTGGTCGATGCCACAACCGTCAAGGTGGATTTTTAG
- the flgG gene encoding flagellar basal-body rod protein FlgG, with amino-acid sequence MIRALWTAASGMQAQQLNIDVVANNLANVNTTGFKKSRADFQDLMYQNLKTSGAPSTNATQIPTGIQVGLGSKAAAVSKIFTAGNITQTGNEMDLAIEGEGFFQIQMPDGSTNYSRAGSFKKDSQGRMVNSDGYPLLPEVIIPNNATKITVGNDGTVSVMQSGQNTPTSVGTIQLATFSNPAGLSSLGHNLYQPTDSSGAATTGTSGQNGIGTLSQGFLEMSNVSVMEEMVNMIVGQRAYEINSKAVQAADEMLQTANNLRR; translated from the coding sequence ATGATAAGGGCATTATGGACTGCTGCATCAGGTATGCAGGCTCAACAACTCAACATCGATGTGGTAGCCAACAATCTCGCCAACGTCAATACAACCGGCTTTAAGAAAAGCCGTGCCGATTTCCAGGATCTCATGTACCAGAACCTGAAGACCAGTGGTGCTCCGTCCACAAACGCCACCCAGATACCGACCGGCATCCAGGTGGGACTTGGCTCCAAGGCTGCCGCGGTCAGCAAGATCTTTACCGCCGGCAACATCACCCAGACCGGCAACGAGATGGACCTGGCCATCGAGGGGGAGGGGTTCTTCCAGATCCAGATGCCGGACGGTTCCACCAATTATTCCCGGGCCGGTTCTTTCAAAAAAGACAGCCAGGGGCGGATGGTGAACTCCGACGGGTATCCGCTCCTCCCCGAGGTGATAATTCCGAACAACGCCACCAAGATCACCGTGGGGAATGACGGAACCGTATCCGTGATGCAGTCGGGGCAGAACACGCCGACCAGCGTCGGCACCATCCAGCTAGCAACCTTCTCCAATCCCGCAGGCCTCTCAAGCCTCGGACATAATCTCTATCAGCCGACAGATTCTTCGGGGGCCGCTACAACCGGCACATCCGGTCAAAACGGTATCGGCACCCTCAGCCAGGGATTCCTGGAGATGAGCAACGTGAGCGTCATGGAAGAAATGGTCAACATGATCGTCGGTCAGAGGGCCTACGAGATAAACTCCAAGGCTGTGCAGGCAGCGGATGAGATGCTCCAGACGGCCAACAACCTGAGACGATAG
- the flgF gene encoding flagellar basal-body rod protein FlgF has protein sequence MNSGLYAALSGSLAAMQRLEVISNNLANANTPGFKGDRLQFESVLANTKNPTLTAGNLTDLPVFSGEKFFTNYSAGPLKQTGNTLDVALDGDGFFVVNTPQGKAYTRQGSFQRDASGKLVTGDGYEVQGRGPITITGGRVDINGKGGVLVDGVSVGTLEVVDFPKPYALEKIGNGLFIPADPQVAPQAVTTASVKQGFLEDSNVNVVTEMARMIETSRYFDSCQKVIRSYDDVAAKAANELGKL, from the coding sequence ATGAACAGCGGTTTGTATGCGGCGCTTTCCGGCAGCCTTGCGGCAATGCAGCGGCTGGAAGTCATATCGAACAACCTGGCCAACGCCAACACTCCCGGCTTTAAAGGCGACCGCCTCCAGTTCGAGAGCGTGCTGGCCAATACAAAAAACCCGACCCTGACGGCGGGGAACTTGACGGATTTGCCGGTTTTCAGCGGCGAGAAGTTTTTCACCAACTATTCAGCGGGACCGCTCAAGCAGACCGGCAATACGTTGGATGTGGCGCTGGACGGCGATGGTTTTTTCGTGGTGAACACCCCCCAGGGAAAGGCGTATACCAGGCAGGGGAGTTTTCAGAGAGATGCCTCCGGTAAGCTCGTGACGGGCGACGGTTATGAGGTCCAGGGGCGCGGGCCGATCACCATTACCGGCGGCAGAGTGGATATAAACGGCAAGGGAGGGGTTCTTGTGGATGGCGTATCCGTGGGGACCCTGGAGGTCGTTGATTTCCCCAAGCCGTATGCGCTGGAGAAGATCGGCAACGGCCTGTTTATCCCGGCTGATCCCCAGGTTGCGCCACAAGCCGTTACCACTGCGTCGGTAAAGCAGGGATTCCTTGAGGATTCGAATGTCAATGTCGTCACGGAAATGGCGCGGATGATAGAAACGAGCCGATATTTCGACTCCTGCCAGAAGGTGATACGGAGTTACGACGACGTCGCGGCAAAGGCGGCCAACGAGCTGGGAAAACTGTAG
- a CDS encoding FliA/WhiG family RNA polymerase sigma factor, with protein sequence MNCLLKAYEQEAQRAVIPDRDELVVSHLPLVKFLVDRIASALPPHLDRDDLRSAAVIGLISAAERFDPSRGVMFKTFAEQRIRGTIMDELRSQDWLTRSLRDKFKRLEREFSCLEQRLGRNPTSEEVAAAMGLELEGYFHLLEEIHFLSFVSLDDAWMDEDGSPLGLLDVLEDKGVESPQNQLIARQTVENLAEAIDGLPEKERIVITLYYYEELNLKEIGSVLSLTESRISQLHSQALLRLRGRMKLHKP encoded by the coding sequence ATGAATTGTCTTCTTAAGGCTTATGAACAAGAGGCCCAGCGCGCCGTGATTCCCGACAGGGATGAACTGGTTGTTTCCCATCTTCCCCTGGTTAAATTCCTTGTGGACAGGATAGCGTCGGCACTTCCTCCCCATCTGGACCGGGACGACCTGCGGAGCGCTGCCGTCATCGGGCTGATCTCTGCGGCGGAGCGCTTTGATCCTTCGCGGGGGGTTATGTTCAAGACGTTTGCCGAGCAGCGGATCAGGGGGACCATAATGGATGAGCTCCGTTCACAGGACTGGCTTACCCGCTCCCTCCGGGACAAATTCAAAAGGCTCGAACGGGAATTTTCATGCCTGGAGCAGCGCCTCGGCAGAAATCCCACGAGCGAAGAGGTCGCTGCCGCCATGGGGCTGGAGCTGGAGGGATATTTCCACCTTCTCGAGGAGATCCATTTTCTCTCCTTTGTGAGCCTCGATGATGCCTGGATGGATGAAGACGGCAGCCCGTTGGGTCTTCTGGACGTACTGGAGGACAAGGGTGTCGAGAGCCCCCAGAATCAGCTCATAGCGCGGCAAACGGTTGAAAATCTGGCGGAGGCGATTGACGGTCTGCCGGAAAAGGAGCGCATCGTCATAACTCTCTATTACTATGAAGAGTTGAATCTGAAGGAGATCGGCTCCGTATTGAGCCTGACCGAATCCCGGATTTCACAGTTGCACAGTCAGGCGCTTCTCCGCCTGCGCGGCAGGATGAAGCTCCATAAGCCTTGA
- a CDS encoding MinD/ParA family protein: MTSTKCRDQADTLRQLAGSVNMTRRDAGLYAGRINSRNDIRVISVTSGKGGVGKSNVVVNLAVTLANMGKKVLVIDADLGIGNIDILLGLRPQFTMNHVLSGEKRLDEIIITAPGGIKVVPAGLGVQEYTSLGTPERLRLLDELDRLEENFDVFIIDTEAGISENVTYFNVAAREILVVVSPEPTSITDVYALIKLLSTRYGERHFKVLVNMARDQKEAINVFEKLFNVSDRFLNISLDYMGCVLRDDLVGESVRQQKPVCQLYPNAKASRCFTALARKIMASGGENRLKGNIQFFSRKNFPTAAGLESI; this comes from the coding sequence ATGACCTCGACGAAATGCCGGGACCAGGCTGATACCCTGCGGCAGCTGGCCGGTTCTGTCAACATGACCCGACGTGATGCCGGCCTGTACGCGGGCAGGATAAACTCGCGCAACGATATTCGTGTGATTTCCGTCACCAGCGGCAAGGGGGGGGTCGGCAAGAGTAACGTGGTGGTCAATCTGGCCGTGACACTGGCCAATATGGGTAAAAAGGTCCTGGTGATCGATGCGGACCTGGGTATCGGCAACATCGACATACTGCTCGGCCTGCGACCACAATTTACCATGAACCATGTCCTTTCGGGAGAAAAGCGGCTCGATGAGATCATCATTACCGCCCCGGGAGGCATCAAGGTGGTTCCCGCAGGTCTGGGGGTACAGGAGTACACAAGCCTCGGCACACCCGAGCGCCTTAGATTGCTGGATGAGCTGGATCGCCTGGAAGAGAATTTTGATGTCTTCATTATCGATACCGAAGCGGGCATCTCGGAAAACGTTACCTATTTCAATGTCGCTGCCCGTGAAATCCTGGTGGTCGTTTCCCCCGAACCTACCTCCATCACGGACGTCTATGCCCTTATCAAGCTGTTGTCAACCCGTTACGGTGAACGGCATTTCAAGGTCCTGGTCAACATGGCCAGAGACCAGAAAGAAGCGATCAACGTCTTTGAAAAGCTTTTCAATGTCTCAGATCGCTTCCTCAATATTTCTTTGGATTACATGGGGTGCGTGTTGCGCGATGACCTTGTCGGGGAGTCTGTCAGGCAGCAGAAGCCGGTCTGCCAGCTCTATCCCAACGCAAAAGCATCACGCTGCTTCACTGCCCTGGCACGGAAGATTATGGCAAGCGGCGGCGAAAACAGACTGAAGGGAAACATTCAGTTTTTCTCCCGGAAAAATTTCCCGACCGCCGCAGGATTGGAGAGTATATGA
- the flhF gene encoding flagellar biosynthesis protein FlhF has translation MLVKTFQAADMSEALKMVKAEMGLDAMILSSKKERRKGIMGLFSKPYFAVTAALEQKAPSRPNPYRERAERELSTKEEFQNSMLAPLARELRELKERVETLARKDAEKSAPPVFRMEKPAEEVRTFQPEKESTPRTFAKEEMEEIKKLLLNAVAAREQKASKPVAFPEVNAPETSVKNLSDDFDLSEEALELLAKELRSEEVGADGIHSLLELIRPAAELGEEIEALRERLVDAFANVIKCSGPLRLKKNGARIMAIVGPTGVGKTTTIAKLAAMYALNRGARVAMVTTDNFRVGAIEQLKTYSKIMDVPLEVAATAKELETVLAKHADKDLILIDTAGRSPKDREKLEELKVYLESHPAIETYLCISATTRDREMNDIVANFSVLPITRLLFTKLDESESYGCIVNAQVRNKYPLSYFTTGQKVPEDIEVATARKLANLVLRESER, from the coding sequence ATGCTAGTTAAAACATTTCAAGCGGCTGATATGTCGGAGGCCTTGAAGATGGTTAAGGCCGAAATGGGTTTGGACGCCATGATCCTTTCTTCAAAAAAGGAACGGCGCAAAGGCATCATGGGGCTCTTTTCCAAGCCTTACTTTGCGGTGACTGCGGCTTTGGAGCAGAAGGCGCCGTCACGCCCGAACCCGTACCGGGAGAGGGCAGAGCGGGAACTCAGCACGAAGGAGGAGTTTCAGAACTCCATGCTGGCTCCCCTGGCCCGGGAACTGAGGGAACTGAAGGAACGGGTCGAGACGCTTGCCAGGAAGGATGCGGAGAAAAGTGCCCCCCCTGTTTTCCGGATGGAAAAGCCGGCAGAAGAGGTGAGGACGTTTCAACCGGAGAAGGAGTCCACTCCCAGAACCTTTGCCAAGGAGGAGATGGAGGAGATCAAGAAGCTGCTGTTGAACGCGGTTGCCGCCCGTGAGCAGAAAGCATCCAAACCGGTCGCCTTTCCCGAAGTGAACGCTCCGGAAACTTCTGTCAAAAATCTGTCAGATGATTTTGACCTGTCTGAGGAGGCGCTGGAGTTGCTTGCAAAGGAACTTCGCTCGGAAGAGGTGGGGGCAGACGGGATTCATTCCCTCCTTGAGCTGATCAGGCCTGCGGCCGAGCTGGGCGAAGAGATCGAGGCGCTCAGGGAGCGGCTGGTCGATGCCTTTGCCAACGTCATCAAATGTTCCGGTCCCCTTCGCCTGAAGAAGAACGGGGCGCGGATCATGGCCATCGTCGGCCCGACCGGCGTGGGCAAGACCACCACCATCGCCAAGCTGGCCGCCATGTATGCCCTCAACAGGGGTGCACGGGTAGCCATGGTGACCACCGACAACTTCAGGGTGGGGGCCATCGAGCAGCTCAAGACCTATTCGAAAATTATGGATGTGCCGCTGGAGGTGGCGGCAACGGCAAAGGAGCTGGAAACTGTCCTGGCAAAGCATGCGGACAAGGACCTGATTCTCATCGACACGGCCGGGAGAAGTCCCAAGGATCGGGAGAAACTGGAAGAATTGAAGGTCTACCTGGAATCGCACCCCGCCATCGAAACCTACCTCTGCATTTCCGCCACCACCAGGGACAGGGAAATGAACGACATCGTGGCCAATTTCAGTGTCCTTCCCATTACCCGGCTCTTGTTCACCAAGCTGGACGAAAGCGAAAGCTACGGCTGCATCGTCAATGCGCAGGTGCGCAACAAATATCCCCTTTCTTATTTTACCACCGGCCAGAAGGTGCCGGAGGATATCGAAGTGGCGACTGCGCGGAAATTGGCAAACCTGGTTCTGCGGGAGAGCGAAAGATGA
- the flhA gene encoding flagellar biosynthesis protein FlhA codes for MANPAAEVIDVQPFRNNSDIYMAVALIGILALMIIPLPAFFLDIFLAANITISLVILLVSLYTIQALDFSVFPSILLITTLFRLALNIASTRLILLHGSEGAEAAGAVIKAFGLFVVGGNYVVGAVIFLILVIINFVVITKGAGRVAEVAARFTLDAMPGKQMAIDADLSSGLINDKEAKARRTKVSREADFYGSMDGASKFVRGDAVAGILIMLVNIVGGFVIGVWQQGMELSAALSNYTLLTVGEGLVAQIPALIISTAAGIIVTRSADEKNFGHEISGQLLNYPKAFYVASGVLFAFALIPGLPHFAFFLLSGVSFLLGRMAREKKEVLEDEAAGVVAQEAEEGDQSTSIRPLDMLELEVGYGLVPMVDASQNGELLDRIRSIRKQYAQRMGFIVPPIHIHDNLQLKPYEYNILINGAKVSGGELNGQYLAMDAGNATGALDGSRTTEPVFGLPAIWIKGQDRERAQLFGYTVVDNTTILATHISEIIKKHAHELVGRQELQQLLDSLSSTLPKVVEELVPSLLSLGTVLRVVKNLLKENVSIRDLRSILETLADYGGVTKDPETLTEFVRQSLGRYIVEQYKREDDTLCILTLDREVEETIADAVQMSEQGSYLAIEPNTAQSIILGIRKSAEKFDQTGTAPVLIASPGVRRHMKKLTERFMPNLAVISHNEIPPSIKIQSIGVVSLNAS; via the coding sequence ATGGCCAATCCGGCAGCGGAAGTTATCGATGTTCAACCGTTCAGGAATAATTCCGACATTTACATGGCGGTGGCATTAATCGGCATTCTTGCCCTGATGATCATCCCCCTGCCGGCTTTTTTCCTCGATATCTTTCTCGCTGCGAATATCACCATCTCCCTGGTCATACTGCTGGTCAGCCTCTATACCATCCAGGCCCTCGATTTCTCGGTTTTTCCTTCCATACTCCTGATCACGACGCTGTTTCGCCTGGCGCTCAATATCGCCTCCACCCGCCTCATCCTTTTGCACGGCAGCGAGGGGGCAGAAGCGGCCGGGGCGGTCATCAAGGCGTTCGGCCTGTTTGTGGTGGGGGGCAATTATGTGGTCGGAGCGGTCATCTTTCTCATCCTCGTCATCATCAATTTCGTCGTCATCACCAAGGGCGCCGGGCGGGTGGCGGAGGTTGCCGCCCGATTCACCCTTGATGCAATGCCCGGCAAACAGATGGCCATTGACGCCGATCTTTCGAGCGGCCTCATCAACGACAAAGAGGCGAAGGCCCGCCGGACGAAGGTTTCCCGCGAAGCGGATTTTTACGGCTCCATGGACGGCGCGAGCAAGTTCGTCAGGGGGGATGCGGTTGCCGGCATTCTCATCATGCTCGTCAATATCGTCGGCGGCTTCGTCATCGGCGTCTGGCAGCAGGGGATGGAGCTTTCCGCCGCCCTGAGCAACTATACCCTTTTGACCGTCGGCGAGGGGCTGGTGGCGCAGATTCCGGCGCTTATCATCTCCACGGCCGCGGGCATCATCGTTACCCGTTCAGCCGACGAGAAGAATTTCGGCCATGAAATATCCGGCCAGTTGCTCAATTATCCGAAAGCATTTTACGTCGCTTCCGGCGTACTGTTCGCCTTTGCCCTCATTCCCGGCCTGCCCCATTTCGCCTTTTTCCTCCTTTCGGGAGTGTCGTTTCTATTGGGGCGCATGGCGCGGGAGAAAAAGGAAGTGCTTGAGGATGAGGCCGCAGGCGTCGTTGCCCAGGAGGCGGAAGAGGGTGACCAGAGTACTTCCATCAGGCCTCTCGACATGCTGGAGCTGGAGGTCGGTTACGGTCTGGTGCCGATGGTGGACGCGTCGCAGAACGGGGAGCTCCTCGACCGGATCAGATCGATTCGCAAGCAATATGCCCAGCGGATGGGCTTCATCGTCCCCCCCATTCACATCCACGACAATCTGCAGTTGAAACCGTATGAATACAACATCCTCATCAACGGGGCCAAGGTGAGCGGGGGCGAGTTGAACGGGCAGTACCTGGCGATGGATGCGGGGAACGCTACCGGCGCCCTGGACGGGTCACGGACCACGGAGCCCGTATTCGGCCTCCCCGCGATCTGGATCAAGGGGCAAGACAGGGAGCGGGCGCAGTTATTCGGTTACACGGTGGTGGACAACACCACCATCCTGGCTACCCATATCAGCGAAATCATCAAGAAGCATGCCCATGAACTGGTCGGCCGCCAGGAGCTCCAGCAGCTACTGGACAGCCTCTCATCGACCCTCCCCAAAGTGGTGGAGGAATTGGTGCCCTCCCTGCTCAGTCTCGGAACGGTCCTCCGGGTGGTCAAGAATCTCCTCAAGGAAAATGTCTCGATCCGCGACCTCCGTTCGATCCTTGAAACCCTTGCCGATTACGGCGGGGTCACCAAGGACCCGGAAACGCTTACGGAATTTGTCCGCCAGAGCCTGGGGCGCTACATCGTCGAGCAGTACAAGCGGGAAGACGATACCTTGTGCATTCTTACACTCGATCGCGAAGTGGAGGAGACCATAGCCGATGCAGTGCAGATGTCCGAACAGGGGAGCTATCTTGCCATTGAGCCGAATACGGCCCAGAGCATCATTCTGGGCATCCGCAAGTCTGCCGAGAAATTTGACCAGACGGGGACCGCGCCGGTGCTTATCGCTTCGCCCGGTGTCAGGCGCCATATGAAAAAGCTTACCGAACGCTTTATGCCGAATCTCGCTGTTATTTCCCACAACGAGATTCCTCCCAGTATAAAAATCCAATCTATAGGGGTGGTAAGTCTCAATGCTAGTTAA